The Catenulispora sp. EB89 genome has a segment encoding these proteins:
- a CDS encoding N-acetylmuramoyl-L-alanine amidase, which translates to MTTEPTYRRGDSGPAVAAIRERLARLGLIDAGAIPAQGEPVFDEAVETAVRHFQQTRRTTVDGVVTPGTMRLLEEASWRLGDRDLIPADEPPFGDDVAELQRSLLTLGFDCGRVNGAYDPITVTAVREFQRNVGLAATGVTDLPTVQALNRLNRRMAHGGLLHAMRESEAIQSAGPALPGKTLVLDPGHGGPDTGVSAGGLIEAEVVFDIADRVKTRLEKLSVTTYLSHGPGGSPDDRRRAEKANELGADLLISLHCDAHTNPAASGVAAFYYGNDRFGHSSPTGERFAGLVQREVTARTGLANLGTHGMTWDVLRYTQMPAVRIELGYLTSPHDAALLASQRFRESCADAIVVAVQRLYLPPESDAPTGVLRLAELRSH; encoded by the coding sequence GCGGTGGCCGCGATCCGTGAACGCCTGGCCCGGCTCGGCCTGATCGACGCGGGGGCCATCCCCGCCCAGGGCGAGCCGGTCTTCGACGAGGCGGTGGAGACCGCGGTCCGCCATTTCCAGCAGACCCGCCGCACCACGGTCGACGGCGTGGTCACCCCCGGGACGATGCGTCTGCTGGAGGAGGCGTCCTGGCGCCTCGGCGACCGCGACCTGATCCCGGCCGACGAGCCCCCGTTCGGCGACGATGTGGCCGAGCTGCAGCGGTCGCTGCTCACCCTCGGGTTCGACTGCGGACGGGTCAACGGGGCCTACGACCCCATCACGGTGACCGCCGTCCGCGAGTTCCAGCGCAACGTCGGGCTCGCCGCGACCGGGGTCACCGACCTGCCGACGGTCCAGGCGCTGAACCGCTTGAACCGCCGCATGGCGCACGGCGGCCTGCTGCACGCGATGCGCGAATCAGAAGCCATCCAGAGCGCCGGGCCGGCACTGCCCGGCAAGACCCTGGTCCTGGACCCCGGCCACGGCGGCCCGGACACCGGGGTCAGCGCCGGCGGGCTGATCGAGGCCGAGGTGGTCTTCGACATCGCCGACCGGGTCAAGACCCGGCTGGAGAAGCTGAGCGTCACGACCTACCTGTCGCACGGCCCCGGCGGCAGCCCGGACGACCGGCGGCGCGCCGAGAAGGCCAACGAGCTCGGCGCGGATCTGCTCATCTCGCTGCACTGCGACGCCCACACGAACCCGGCGGCCTCCGGCGTCGCGGCGTTCTACTACGGCAACGACCGCTTCGGCCACAGCTCCCCCACCGGCGAGCGGTTCGCGGGCCTGGTTCAGCGCGAGGTCACCGCCCGCACGGGGCTGGCGAACCTGGGCACCCACGGCATGACGTGGGACGTGCTGCGCTACACGCAGATGCCGGCGGTGCGGATCGAGCTCGGCTACCTCACCAGCCCGCACGACGCCGCGCTGCTCGCCTCGCAGCGGTTCCGCGAGTCGTGTGCCGACGCCATAGTGGTCGCGGTCCAGCGGCTGTACCTGCCGCCGGAGTCGGACGCTCCGACCGGGGTGCTGCGGCTGGCGGAGCTGCGCTCGCACTGA
- a CDS encoding DUF371 domain-containing protein: MPHPHQAVLVGRGHPAIRATHAKTFELTAEPAITPRATCVLAVGTVLDPNLAALRGRVRLTLATPGLAALTGEATLNPRRALTDRAVIRRSGALDADTLAVDSTLTADDLPEEFATALTDPEREVTLTVEELGPSRPLLRVDFGERTHLPSLKDFDARDSFSLTLAPDAPPKEAAAANAVLERVTAAGARVAVSTPYKPLEALLAAGQAPDPYAYLGSPQRVSTLPLTPTVFHMPPATDASVFAGREIWIEDVSELDIGTAMTLSTPAAAVETPGVLTVVGPAAADAELVDLTAVARALTDAGIAPRTLTEALAPFGLTRKRLYALLTEQDQT, encoded by the coding sequence GTGCCCCATCCCCACCAAGCCGTCCTCGTCGGCCGCGGCCACCCGGCGATCCGGGCGACCCACGCGAAGACCTTCGAGCTGACCGCGGAGCCGGCCATCACGCCGCGTGCGACGTGCGTGCTCGCGGTCGGCACCGTGCTGGACCCGAATCTGGCCGCGCTGCGCGGCCGCGTCCGGCTGACGCTGGCGACCCCGGGACTGGCCGCCCTCACCGGCGAGGCCACGTTGAACCCGCGCCGCGCGCTCACCGACCGCGCGGTCATCCGCCGCAGCGGCGCGCTCGACGCCGACACTTTGGCCGTCGACTCCACGCTGACCGCGGACGACCTTCCGGAGGAGTTCGCCACCGCGCTCACCGATCCGGAGCGCGAGGTCACCCTCACCGTCGAAGAACTCGGACCGAGCCGTCCTCTGCTTCGCGTGGACTTCGGCGAGCGGACTCATCTGCCGTCCTTGAAGGACTTCGACGCCCGGGACTCCTTCTCGCTCACCCTCGCGCCCGACGCGCCGCCCAAAGAAGCCGCTGCGGCCAACGCAGTACTCGAACGAGTGACAGCCGCGGGGGCCCGGGTCGCCGTGTCGACGCCGTACAAGCCCCTGGAGGCACTGCTGGCCGCCGGCCAGGCTCCCGACCCCTACGCGTACTTGGGAAGCCCTCAGCGCGTCTCCACGCTCCCTCTGACGCCCACGGTGTTCCACATGCCACCGGCCACCGATGCCTCGGTGTTCGCGGGGCGAGAGATCTGGATCGAGGACGTCTCAGAACTCGACATCGGCACCGCGATGACGCTCTCGACGCCGGCCGCCGCCGTCGAGACGCCGGGCGTTCTGACCGTCGTCGGCCCGGCCGCCGCCGACGCCGAACTCGTCGACCTCACAGCTGTGGCCCGTGCCCTCACCGACGCCGGCATCGCCCCTCGAACCCTGACCGAGGCCCTGGCCCCCTTCGGCCTCACCCGCAAACGGCTCTACGCACTTCTCACCGAGCAGGACCAGACATGA
- a CDS encoding rRNA methyltransferase, with protein MTRTAALKVLAGKKLTDLDPAEWAGIRAAAERVLVDVGTGDARTAYRQAIAHPEWLVVGVDPAWQRMTETAVRAARKPAKGGAPNLVLVNSAIETVPAPLHGVADKVTVLMPWGKLLRGVVLGEDDVLSGLRSVAKAGAPLEISIGTSIWRDPIPLEIRDLPELTPETVDSTGLADRLAGSGWKVADVRLVPHTDLDTISSSWARRLGSGATETVLHLRAIAVDPRDPVGPQYTAAEPGGDAPEEPQRDV; from the coding sequence ATGACCCGCACCGCCGCCCTCAAGGTTCTCGCCGGCAAGAAGCTCACCGATCTCGATCCCGCCGAGTGGGCCGGGATCCGGGCCGCCGCCGAGCGGGTGCTCGTCGATGTCGGCACCGGCGACGCCCGCACCGCCTACCGCCAGGCGATCGCGCATCCGGAGTGGCTCGTGGTCGGGGTCGACCCGGCCTGGCAGCGCATGACCGAGACCGCCGTGCGCGCGGCCCGCAAGCCGGCCAAGGGCGGCGCCCCGAACCTGGTGCTGGTCAACTCGGCGATCGAGACGGTCCCGGCTCCGCTGCACGGAGTGGCCGACAAGGTCACGGTGCTCATGCCCTGGGGCAAGCTGCTGCGCGGCGTCGTGCTCGGCGAGGACGACGTCCTGTCCGGCCTGCGCTCCGTCGCCAAGGCCGGCGCACCGCTGGAGATCTCCATCGGGACCAGCATCTGGCGCGACCCGATCCCGCTGGAGATCCGCGACCTCCCCGAGCTGACCCCGGAGACCGTCGACTCGACGGGTCTAGCCGATCGGCTGGCCGGTTCCGGCTGGAAGGTGGCCGACGTCCGGCTGGTGCCCCACACTGATCTGGACACCATCAGCTCGTCGTGGGCGCGGCGGCTGGGGTCGGGGGCGACGGAGACCGTCCTGCACCTCCGAGCGATCGCGGTCGACCCACGTGACCCGGTGGGGCCGCAGTACACCGCCGCCGAACCCGGCGGCGACGCCCCCGAGGAACCACAGCGCGACGTGTAG
- a CDS encoding PLP-dependent aminotransferase family protein, whose product MELPQRPGSRLDSYVDRYAARTRGMTASEIRALFAVASRPEVVSLAGGMPNLAALPMDSIASVAEELIRDNGTVAMQYGGAQGDETLREQICEIMRLEGIEGHPDDVIATVGSQQALDLVTRIFIDPGDVILAEGPSYVGALGVFASYQAQVVHVAMDDQGLVPDTLRAAIASVQASGRRIKFLYTIPNFHNPAGVTMAVERRPEIVEICREAGILILEDNPYGLLGFEGETYPALRSLDTENVIYLGSFSKTFAPGFRVGWALAPHAVREKLTLAAEAADLCPPAFSQMMVSRYLSTQPWREQIKAFRAMYLERRDATLTALSELMPAGVTWTKPEGGFYVWVTLPAGLDSKAMLPRAVTARVAYVPGTGFYSDGFGASSLRLSYCYPTPDRIREGVRRFADVLREEMELRAAFGHEASRALDSRDGVDTPGPDLA is encoded by the coding sequence ATGGAACTCCCGCAGCGTCCGGGTTCCCGGCTCGACTCGTATGTCGACCGTTACGCAGCCAGGACCCGCGGGATGACCGCATCCGAGATCCGAGCTCTGTTCGCCGTGGCCTCCCGACCCGAAGTGGTCTCGCTGGCCGGCGGCATGCCGAACCTCGCGGCGCTGCCGATGGACTCCATCGCCTCGGTGGCCGAGGAGCTGATCCGTGACAACGGCACGGTCGCGATGCAGTACGGCGGCGCGCAGGGCGACGAGACGCTGCGCGAGCAGATCTGCGAGATCATGCGCCTGGAGGGCATCGAGGGCCATCCCGACGACGTCATCGCGACCGTCGGCTCGCAGCAGGCGCTGGACCTGGTCACCCGGATCTTCATCGACCCCGGCGACGTCATCCTCGCCGAGGGGCCGTCCTACGTCGGCGCGCTCGGCGTCTTCGCCTCGTACCAGGCCCAGGTGGTCCACGTGGCGATGGACGACCAGGGGCTGGTGCCGGACACGCTGCGCGCGGCGATCGCCTCGGTGCAGGCGTCCGGCCGGCGCATCAAGTTCCTCTACACGATCCCGAACTTCCACAATCCGGCCGGCGTCACGATGGCCGTCGAGCGGCGTCCGGAGATCGTCGAGATCTGCCGTGAGGCCGGGATCCTGATCCTGGAGGACAACCCGTACGGGCTGCTCGGCTTCGAGGGGGAGACCTACCCCGCGCTCCGCTCGCTCGACACCGAGAACGTCATCTATCTCGGCTCGTTCTCGAAGACCTTCGCCCCCGGCTTCCGCGTCGGCTGGGCCCTGGCCCCGCACGCCGTCCGCGAGAAGCTGACGCTCGCCGCCGAGGCCGCCGACCTGTGCCCGCCGGCCTTCTCCCAGATGATGGTCTCCCGCTACCTGAGCACCCAGCCGTGGCGCGAGCAGATCAAGGCGTTCCGGGCCATGTATCTGGAGCGGCGCGACGCGACCCTGACGGCGCTGTCCGAGCTGATGCCCGCCGGTGTCACGTGGACCAAGCCCGAGGGCGGCTTCTACGTCTGGGTCACGCTCCCGGCCGGACTGGACTCCAAGGCGATGCTGCCTCGCGCCGTCACCGCACGCGTGGCCTACGTTCCCGGCACGGGCTTCTACTCCGACGGATTCGGCGCGTCCTCGCTGCGACTCTCTTACTGCTACCCGACGCCGGACCGGATCCGCGAGGGCGTGCGACGGTTCGCGGATGTGCTGCGCGAGGAGATGGAGCTGCGCGCCGCGTTCGGCCATGAGGCGTCGCGGGCCCTGGACAGCCGCGACGGCGTCGACACGCCCGGGCCCGATCTGGCTTAG
- a CDS encoding D-alanine--D-alanine ligase has product MSDLGRVVVLAGGLSHERDVSIRSGRRVADALRSAGVEVQVRDIDAALVPALLADRPDAIFPTLHGATGEDGAVQGILSLLGLPYVGSPPAACRRAFDKPSAKDAIRTAGLATPDWVAIPKTTFRDLGTQAVLDAVTAALPLPLFVKPARGGSSLGAAAVHTREDLPSAMVACFAYDETALIERHVTGREIAVSVVDTGTGPKALPAVEIVADSGVYDYAARYTAGITEFFAPARLTADEANIVERLAVQAHTTLGLSCVSRTDLILDADGTPWFLEVNVAPGLTETSLLPLAAGAADLDLGVLYRDLVQAVIAK; this is encoded by the coding sequence ATGAGCGACCTCGGTCGTGTCGTCGTCTTGGCCGGCGGCCTCAGCCACGAACGCGACGTCTCGATCCGCTCCGGCCGCCGCGTGGCCGACGCGCTGCGCAGTGCGGGCGTCGAGGTTCAGGTGCGCGACATCGACGCCGCGCTCGTACCGGCGCTGCTCGCCGACCGCCCCGACGCCATCTTCCCGACGCTGCACGGAGCCACCGGCGAGGACGGCGCGGTCCAGGGAATCCTGTCGCTGCTCGGCCTGCCGTACGTCGGCTCGCCCCCAGCCGCCTGCCGCCGCGCCTTCGACAAGCCCTCGGCCAAGGACGCCATCCGCACCGCCGGACTGGCCACCCCCGACTGGGTCGCCATCCCCAAGACGACGTTCCGCGACCTCGGCACCCAGGCCGTGCTCGACGCGGTGACCGCCGCCCTCCCGCTGCCACTGTTCGTGAAGCCGGCCCGCGGCGGTTCCTCGCTCGGCGCCGCCGCCGTCCACACCCGCGAGGATCTACCGTCCGCGATGGTGGCGTGCTTCGCCTACGACGAGACCGCACTCATCGAGCGACACGTCACCGGCCGCGAGATCGCGGTGTCCGTCGTCGACACCGGCACCGGCCCGAAGGCACTGCCCGCCGTCGAGATCGTGGCCGACTCCGGCGTCTACGACTACGCCGCCCGCTACACCGCCGGCATCACCGAGTTCTTCGCACCCGCCCGGCTCACGGCCGACGAGGCGAACATCGTCGAGCGGCTGGCCGTCCAGGCGCACACCACCCTCGGCCTGTCGTGCGTGTCGCGCACGGACCTCATCCTCGACGCGGACGGCACGCCCTGGTTCCTCGAAGTGAATGTGGCCCCGGGCCTCACCGAGACCAGCCTGCTGCCACTCGCCGCCGGTGCGGCGGACCTCGACCTCGGTGTGCTCTACCGCGATCTGGTCCAGGCGGTCATCGCCAAGTAG
- a CDS encoding ParB/RepB/Spo0J family partition protein produces the protein MSSSRRGLGKGLGALIPTGAPPSILSEKTRSESAPASAPGDVSRETTVATAPPRTALGTLPIDTDYRTHEDTGSVTFSASVPAPASSREDLVDTSLPDGLMPVPGASFAEIPQGQIRPNPVQPRTEFDEVALAELVASIKEVGLLQPIVVRQLPEPEGEHRYELIMGERRWRASQEAGLSAIPAIIRDTRDDRMLLDALLENLQRAQLNPLEEAAAYDQLLKDFDCTHEVLAEKIGKSRPHVTNTLRLLTLTPGIQRRVAAGVITAGHARALLGLKSVEQQEEIAKRIVRENLSVRAVEELAGMGRWDAAALDTALTETPEDYLDFTEKPKGKRVRSGSRMPILEDYGQRLSDRLETRVKVDIMQKRGRITIEYAGIEDLKRIAKAILGE, from the coding sequence GTGAGCAGTAGCCGACGAGGACTGGGCAAGGGCCTGGGCGCTCTGATCCCCACCGGTGCCCCGCCCTCCATACTGTCCGAGAAGACGAGATCCGAGTCGGCGCCCGCCTCGGCGCCCGGCGATGTTTCCCGTGAAACAACGGTCGCGACGGCCCCGCCCCGCACCGCGCTGGGCACCCTGCCCATCGACACCGACTACCGGACGCACGAGGACACCGGGAGCGTCACGTTCTCGGCGTCGGTCCCGGCCCCCGCATCGAGCCGCGAGGATCTGGTCGACACCAGCCTCCCGGACGGACTGATGCCGGTCCCGGGCGCCTCGTTCGCCGAGATCCCCCAGGGCCAGATCCGCCCGAACCCGGTGCAGCCTCGCACCGAGTTCGACGAAGTCGCCCTGGCCGAGTTGGTCGCCTCCATCAAGGAAGTCGGCCTCCTCCAGCCGATCGTGGTCCGGCAACTGCCCGAGCCCGAGGGTGAGCACCGCTACGAACTCATCATGGGCGAGCGGCGCTGGCGGGCCTCCCAGGAAGCCGGCCTCTCGGCGATCCCCGCCATCATCCGCGACACCCGCGACGACCGGATGCTGCTGGACGCGCTCCTGGAGAACCTCCAGCGCGCCCAGCTGAACCCGCTCGAAGAGGCCGCGGCCTACGACCAACTCCTCAAGGACTTCGACTGCACCCACGAAGTCCTGGCCGAGAAGATCGGCAAGTCCCGCCCGCACGTGACCAACACCCTGCGCCTCCTCACTCTGACCCCGGGCATCCAGCGCCGGGTCGCGGCCGGCGTCATCACCGCCGGGCACGCCCGCGCACTGCTCGGCCTGAAGTCGGTGGAGCAGCAGGAGGAGATCGCCAAGCGCATCGTCCGCGAGAACCTCTCAGTGCGCGCGGTCGAGGAGCTGGCCGGCATGGGCCGCTGGGACGCGGCGGCGCTGGACACCGCGCTGACCGAGACCCCCGAGGACTACCTCGACTTCACCGAGAAGCCCAAGGGCAAGCGGGTCCGCTCCGGGAGCCGGATGCCGATCCTGGAGGACTACGGCCAGCGGCTGTCGGACCGGCTCGAGACTCGCGTGAAGGTCGACATCATGCAGAAGCGCGGTCGCATCACCATCGAGTACGCCGGGATAGAGGATCTGAAGCGGATCGCGAAGGCGATCCTCGGGGAGTAG
- a CDS encoding ParA family protein, which translates to MPSSSVPAQGPSVADDSDTPIARQAAAAIEALSGVTRLPRPDKTRVLVVANQKGGVGKTTTTVNLAASLAQAGADVLVIDLDPQGNASTALSVDHHADVPSVYDVLIERYTMDEVVQQVPEIPNLYCCPATIDLAGAEIELVSMVARESRLSKALSGYTKKMDYILIDCPPSLGLLTVNAMVAGAEVLIPIQCEYYALEGLSQLLHNIELIRGHLNPDLHVSTILLTMYDSRTRLSTEVAEQVRTHFPNEVLSSAIPRSVRVSEAPSYGQTVMTWDPVSTGAIAYRDAAREMAERGASRGPMDGMNDFRADIEYGGASLHSGGQ; encoded by the coding sequence ATGCCGTCTTCTTCTGTTCCCGCCCAGGGGCCGTCCGTCGCCGACGACTCGGACACCCCCATCGCCCGCCAAGCCGCCGCCGCAATAGAAGCGCTGTCCGGTGTCACCCGCCTTCCCCGGCCGGACAAGACCCGAGTGCTGGTCGTCGCCAACCAGAAGGGCGGCGTCGGCAAGACCACGACCACGGTCAACCTGGCCGCCTCGCTCGCCCAGGCCGGGGCCGACGTCCTGGTGATCGACCTGGATCCGCAGGGCAACGCGTCGACCGCGCTGTCGGTCGACCACCACGCCGACGTGCCGTCGGTCTACGACGTCCTCATCGAGCGCTACACGATGGACGAGGTCGTGCAGCAGGTGCCGGAGATCCCGAATCTCTACTGCTGCCCGGCGACCATCGACCTGGCCGGCGCCGAGATCGAACTGGTCTCGATGGTGGCCCGCGAGAGCCGGCTGTCGAAGGCGCTGTCCGGCTACACGAAGAAGATGGACTACATCCTCATCGACTGCCCGCCCTCGCTCGGACTGCTGACGGTCAACGCGATGGTGGCCGGCGCCGAGGTGTTGATCCCGATCCAGTGCGAGTACTACGCGCTGGAGGGTCTGAGCCAGCTGCTGCACAACATCGAGCTCATCCGCGGGCACCTGAACCCGGATCTGCACGTGTCCACGATCCTGCTCACGATGTACGACTCGCGGACCCGGCTGTCCACCGAAGTCGCGGAGCAGGTGCGTACGCACTTCCCGAACGAGGTGCTGTCCTCGGCGATCCCGCGCTCGGTGCGGGTCTCCGAGGCGCCGTCGTACGGGCAGACCGTGATGACGTGGGACCCGGTGTCGACCGGCGCGATCGCCTACCGCGACGCCGCACGGGAGATGGCCGAGCGCGGCGCGTCCCGCGGCCCGATGGACGGCATGAACGATTTCCGGGCCGACATCGAGTACGGTGGGGCGTCCCTGCACAGCGGTGGGCAGTGA
- the rsmG gene encoding 16S rRNA (guanine(527)-N(7))-methyltransferase RsmG, with amino-acid sequence MRPSSPDPAAPGGGEPTDLVLGPAPEAVLSVFGARAADATRYAEILAGPGVTRGLLGPREVPRLWERHILNCAVVGELLPSDIRICDVGSGAGLPGIVLALARPDLSVTLLEPLLRRTLFLDEVIDLLGLENVRVLRGRAEEFAGKERFDVVTSRAVAPLDRLAGWSLPLLRADGEMVALKGGSAESELAESAELLAKLGATRWSVETVGSGIVEPPTTVIRVGIDQEIQVRGPKKQRPRNRRQGR; translated from the coding sequence ATGCGACCTTCTTCGCCCGACCCCGCCGCCCCCGGCGGCGGCGAGCCGACCGATCTGGTCTTGGGCCCCGCCCCGGAGGCGGTGCTCTCGGTCTTCGGTGCCCGGGCGGCCGACGCCACCCGCTACGCGGAGATCCTCGCCGGTCCCGGCGTGACCCGAGGTCTTCTCGGACCTCGGGAAGTGCCGCGCCTGTGGGAGCGGCACATCCTCAACTGTGCGGTGGTCGGCGAACTGCTGCCCTCCGACATCCGGATCTGTGACGTCGGCTCCGGCGCCGGGCTCCCCGGCATCGTCCTCGCCCTGGCCCGCCCGGACCTCTCGGTCACCCTCCTGGAGCCGCTGCTGCGCCGCACTCTGTTCCTGGACGAGGTGATCGACCTCCTGGGCCTGGAGAACGTGCGGGTGCTCCGCGGCCGGGCCGAGGAGTTCGCCGGCAAGGAGCGGTTCGACGTGGTGACCTCCCGCGCGGTGGCGCCGCTGGACCGGCTGGCCGGCTGGTCCCTGCCGCTGCTGCGGGCCGACGGGGAGATGGTCGCGCTCAAGGGCGGCTCGGCCGAGAGCGAACTGGCCGAGAGCGCGGAGTTGCTCGCGAAGCTGGGCGCCACGCGCTGGAGCGTGGAAACGGTCGGGTCCGGCATTGTGGAGCCGCCGACGACGGTGATCCGAGTCGGGATCGATCAGGAGATCCAGGTTCGCGGGCCGAAGAAGCAGCGGCCGCGTAACCGGCGGCAGGGACGCTGA
- a CDS encoding protein jag, with product MSDTTAVTEAGPADLVDAEPDAGGERADKAAERAPESPAERIARLEREGDIAADYLEGLLDIADLDGDIDMDVEGDRASVSIVGGKLSHLVGSEGEVLDALQELTRLAVLRETGERSRLMLDIDGHRATRRSELTRIGTEAARKVAETGEPVKLSAMSPFERKVVHDAVAAAGLRSESEGEEPNRCVVVLPSMSQSV from the coding sequence ATGAGCGACACCACCGCGGTGACCGAGGCCGGCCCCGCCGACCTCGTCGACGCCGAGCCGGACGCCGGCGGCGAGCGGGCCGACAAGGCTGCCGAGCGGGCCCCGGAATCGCCGGCCGAGCGCATCGCCCGCCTGGAGCGCGAGGGCGACATCGCCGCCGACTACCTGGAGGGCCTGCTCGACATCGCCGACCTGGACGGCGACATCGATATGGACGTCGAGGGCGACCGCGCCTCGGTCTCCATCGTCGGCGGCAAGCTCTCGCACCTGGTCGGGTCCGAGGGCGAGGTGCTCGACGCGCTGCAGGAGCTGACGCGTCTGGCGGTGCTGCGCGAGACCGGCGAGCGGTCCCGGCTGATGCTGGACATCGACGGCCACCGCGCCACCCGCCGCTCCGAGCTCACCCGGATCGGTACCGAGGCGGCGCGCAAGGTCGCCGAGACCGGCGAGCCGGTGAAGCTGTCCGCGATGTCGCCGTTCGAGCGCAAGGTCGTGCACGACGCGGTCGCCGCGGCCGGCCTGCGCAGCGAGTCGGAGGGCGAGGAGCCCAACCGCTGTGTGGTCGTCCTGCCCTCGATGTCGCAGTCGGTCTGA
- the yidC gene encoding membrane protein insertase YidC, translating to MIDTILSPIIWATSFVMMLWHRAFGAIFGSGSSASWVLSIIFLTITIRAAMIPLFRKQIKSMQNMQRLQPQIQALQKKYKLDKQKLQQEMMKLYKDNGTSPFASCMPILLQTPFFMGLYRVLSHVSAGNAVGALSKTDSVSAQHANFFGAPLSLSFLHHTSAQMKAVGVTSVTNLQIVAVIMAIIYATSQFLTQRMMMAKNTNMDNSVPNPMMQSQKIMLYVMPFGMLFFSLNVQIGVVLYLMTTNVWTIGQQFYTLRNSPMPGSQAEKEMIARRKAKEERKHQELVAKDPEAAKALAGANGTDTQDKVAVSRQRQQPVRTTRSKRKK from the coding sequence GTGATCGACACAATCCTCTCCCCGATCATCTGGGCCACCAGCTTCGTGATGATGCTGTGGCACCGGGCGTTCGGGGCGATTTTCGGCAGTGGTTCCTCGGCGTCCTGGGTGCTGTCGATCATCTTCTTGACGATCACCATCCGCGCGGCGATGATCCCGCTGTTCCGCAAGCAGATCAAGTCGATGCAGAACATGCAGCGACTCCAGCCGCAGATCCAAGCCCTGCAGAAGAAGTACAAGCTCGACAAGCAGAAGCTTCAGCAGGAAATGATGAAGCTGTACAAGGACAACGGGACCTCCCCGTTCGCCTCGTGCATGCCGATCCTGCTGCAGACGCCGTTCTTCATGGGCCTGTACCGGGTGCTCAGCCACGTCTCGGCGGGCAACGCGGTCGGCGCGCTGTCCAAGACCGACTCGGTGAGCGCCCAGCACGCCAACTTCTTCGGCGCGCCGCTGTCGCTGAGCTTCCTGCACCACACGTCGGCGCAGATGAAGGCGGTCGGCGTCACCTCGGTGACCAACCTGCAGATCGTCGCGGTCATCATGGCCATCATCTACGCCACGTCGCAGTTCCTGACGCAGCGCATGATGATGGCCAAGAACACCAACATGGACAACTCCGTCCCGAACCCGATGATGCAGAGCCAGAAGATCATGCTCTACGTCATGCCGTTCGGCATGCTGTTCTTCAGCCTGAACGTCCAGATCGGCGTCGTGCTCTATCTGATGACCACGAACGTGTGGACGATCGGCCAGCAGTTCTACACTCTGCGCAACTCCCCGATGCCCGGCAGTCAGGCGGAGAAGGAGATGATCGCCCGCCGCAAGGCCAAGGAGGAGCGCAAGCACCAGGAACTGGTCGCGAAGGATCCGGAGGCCGCGAAGGCGCTGGCCGGCGCCAACGGCACGGACACCCAGGACAAGGTGGCGGTCTCCAGGCAGCGCCAGCAGCCGGTCCGTACCACTCGTAGCAAGCGCAAGAAGTAG
- the yidD gene encoding membrane protein insertion efficiency factor YidD, giving the protein MKYVLMGLIRLYQIVLSPVVNWRGPVCKFEPSCSHYGYEAVSTHGAIKGGGMTVWRVLRCNPWSSGGYDPVKPREPKHSEGDKDGQARNLSVDETSSPGETTQTSDRTEMVGLPTRPTHDAVRPDLMSSRGARS; this is encoded by the coding sequence ATGAAGTACGTGTTGATGGGGCTGATCCGGCTCTACCAGATAGTCTTGAGCCCGGTCGTGAACTGGCGCGGCCCGGTGTGCAAGTTCGAGCCTTCGTGCTCCCACTACGGCTATGAGGCCGTCAGCACCCACGGGGCGATCAAGGGCGGCGGCATGACCGTGTGGCGGGTGCTCCGCTGCAATCCGTGGAGCTCGGGCGGATACGATCCAGTCAAGCCCCGCGAGCCCAAGCACTCCGAGGGCGACAAAGACGGCCAGGCGCGGAACCTCTCGGTGGACGAGACGAGTTCCCCTGGTGAGACAACACAGACTTCCGACCGGACCGAGATGGTCGGTTTGCCCACCAGGCCGACCCACGACGCGGTCCGGCCCGACCTGATGTCCAGCCGAGGAGCGCGATCGTGA
- the rnpA gene encoding ribonuclease P protein component, translating to MLSSAHRMRRSADFGAAVRGGRRAGRTTLVAHLTVPTDPPPSADSAVLAGFVVSKAVGPAVVRTAVKRRLRHLVRARLDLLPPGSRLVVRALPPAAGADWATLGADLDSALRKLLR from the coding sequence GTGCTCTCCTCCGCGCACCGCATGCGGAGGTCGGCGGATTTCGGCGCGGCCGTACGCGGCGGCCGACGGGCCGGACGAACCACGCTCGTCGCGCACCTGACGGTCCCCACCGACCCGCCGCCCTCGGCCGACTCCGCCGTGCTGGCGGGCTTCGTCGTGAGCAAGGCCGTGGGACCCGCCGTGGTGCGCACCGCCGTCAAGCGGCGGCTGCGGCACCTGGTCCGGGCCCGGCTTGATCTGCTGCCCCCGGGATCGCGGCTGGTGGTCCGGGCGTTGCCGCCGGCGGCCGGTGCGGACTGGGCCACTCTTGGCGCCGACCTCGACTCGGCCCTGCGGAAGCTGTTGCGATGA
- the rpmH gene encoding 50S ribosomal protein L34 — MSKRTFQPNNRRRAKTHGFRLRMRTRAGRAILANRRAKGRSELSA; from the coding sequence GTGAGCAAGCGCACCTTCCAGCCCAACAACCGCCGTCGCGCCAAGACCCACGGCTTCCGTCTGCGCATGCGGACCCGTGCCGGCCGCGCGATCCTGGCCAACCGCCGTGCCAAGGGCCGTAGCGAGCTGTCGGCCTGA